The following coding sequences lie in one Methanothermobacter sp. MT-2 genomic window:
- a CDS encoding phenylalanine--tRNA ligase beta subunit, which produces MPVITIDYEDLKNLGVDIDKDKLIEILPMLGSDIEEFDEKSIKVEFFPNRPDQLSVEGVARSLKGFIGIEKGMPSYKVKNSGMQVYVDESVVDVRPYIGMGVVKNVNFNDKRLKQVMEFQEDLHWVIGRDRKKVAIGIHNLDVVEAPFTYKAVKPDEVKFTPLDCDHEMTPAQILREHPKGVEYAHLLKAFDRYPLIVDKNKKVLSMPPIINGELTKLKDDTINILIDVTGTDERAVMQTLNIICTSFAETGGKIETLKVIRPEKELKTPDLTPKTKKLKISNVARITGIKINPKTIKDLLEKARMDAEIISEDEIKVKIPPYRIDILHEVDIIENIAIQYCFKNIKPEFPAIPTIGKENPWHEADKSIREVMIGLGFQEIMSLMLTNEENHYKKMRLEEDERVEVAQPISTDRTMIRKSLLNSLLEFLEANRHEDLPQKIFEIGDVIYLDKRQETNTRIIKKLAGAIIHSNANFTEIKSTVAAILENLGYKFKIENLDHPSFIRGRCAKINDKNGLKGFFGELHPEVITNFNLEYPVVAFEITFPHKMHL; this is translated from the coding sequence ATGCCAGTTATAACAATCGATTATGAAGATCTAAAAAACCTTGGAGTGGACATAGACAAGGACAAACTCATTGAGATTCTACCCATGCTAGGTAGTGACATTGAAGAATTCGATGAAAAAAGTATAAAAGTAGAATTTTTCCCCAACAGGCCGGACCAGCTCTCGGTAGAAGGTGTTGCAAGGAGCCTTAAAGGTTTCATCGGCATAGAGAAGGGAATGCCATCCTATAAAGTTAAAAACTCAGGAATGCAAGTATATGTGGATGAGAGTGTAGTGGATGTGAGGCCATATATTGGGATGGGTGTTGTTAAAAATGTTAATTTTAATGATAAAAGGTTAAAGCAGGTTATGGAGTTCCAAGAGGATCTACATTGGGTGATAGGAAGAGATAGGAAAAAAGTGGCTATTGGTATACACAATCTCGACGTAGTGGAAGCCCCATTCACCTATAAAGCAGTTAAACCAGATGAAGTGAAATTCACACCACTTGACTGCGACCATGAAATGACACCAGCCCAGATACTCAGAGAACACCCAAAGGGCGTGGAATACGCACATCTTTTAAAAGCCTTTGACCGTTACCCCCTAATCGTTGACAAAAACAAAAAAGTACTTTCAATGCCTCCCATAATCAATGGAGAACTCACAAAACTCAAAGATGATACCATCAACATACTTATTGATGTTACAGGGACTGATGAGCGCGCAGTCATGCAAACATTGAATATAATATGCACATCATTCGCAGAAACCGGTGGAAAAATAGAAACTCTAAAGGTAATACGTCCAGAAAAAGAACTTAAAACGCCAGATTTAACCCCAAAAACAAAAAAATTGAAGATTTCAAATGTTGCAAGGATAACCGGGATAAAAATCAACCCAAAAACCATAAAAGATCTCCTAGAAAAAGCTAGGATGGATGCAGAGATCATCTCAGAAGATGAAATCAAGGTTAAAATCCCACCATACCGGATCGACATACTCCACGAAGTCGATATAATCGAAAATATCGCGATACAATATTGCTTCAAGAACATCAAACCAGAATTTCCAGCAATCCCCACCATTGGAAAAGAAAATCCATGGCACGAAGCCGACAAATCCATAAGAGAGGTTATGATAGGCTTAGGCTTCCAAGAGATCATGAGCCTAATGTTAACCAACGAGGAAAACCACTACAAAAAAATGAGACTTGAAGAAGATGAAAGAGTTGAAGTAGCCCAGCCAATATCCACCGACAGGACAATGATACGAAAAAGCCTACTTAACAGCCTACTAGAATTCCTAGAAGCCAACAGACACGAAGACCTACCCCAAAAGATATTCGAAATAGGCGACGTAATATACCTTGACAAACGACAAGAAACAAACACTCGCATAATCAAAAAACTTGCAGGGGCCATAATACATTCAAATGCCAACTTCACCGAGATAAAATCTACAGTAGCAGCCATACTAGAAAACCTTGGATACAAGTTCAAAATAGAAAATCTAGATCATCCATCATTTATCAGGGGACGATGCGCAAAGATAAATGACAAAAATGGATTAAAAGGATTCTTCGGAGAATTACACCCGGAAGTCATAACCAATTTCAATCTAGAGTATCCAGTTGTCGCCTTTGAAATAACCTTCCCCCACAAAATGCACTTGTAA
- a CDS encoding ribose-phosphate pyrophosphokinase — translation MIIGGSASQNLAAKVANLLDEQLCPIETRRFPDGERYVRIKDEISDEVVVIQSTGYPQDENFMELFFIIKNLKDIGAKKVKVVIPYLGYSRQDKRFKPGEAISVKIIAELLEAAGADEIFSINLHEHKIIEFFNILAHDLSAIPLLAEHLSSKVDDPVIIAPDKGALDYAKTMANIIGCEYDHMEKTRISPERVETRIKNLDIEGKSAIVVDDIISTGGTIVNASRILKDQGAREIRVACVHPVLVDDALLRIFSAGVDDVIATDTIKSEVSVVSVAPLIAETLKNG, via the coding sequence TTGATAATAGGGGGTTCCGCATCTCAAAATCTAGCAGCAAAGGTTGCCAATCTACTTGATGAACAATTATGTCCAATAGAAACCCGTAGATTCCCTGATGGTGAAAGATACGTTAGGATAAAAGATGAAATTTCTGATGAGGTTGTTGTGATACAATCAACAGGATATCCTCAAGATGAAAATTTCATGGAATTATTTTTCATAATAAAAAACCTTAAAGATATCGGCGCCAAGAAAGTAAAAGTTGTGATACCCTACCTTGGATATTCGAGACAAGATAAAAGGTTTAAACCTGGTGAAGCTATTTCAGTGAAGATAATAGCAGAATTATTAGAGGCTGCGGGTGCTGATGAAATATTCTCTATTAACTTGCATGAACATAAGATAATCGAATTTTTCAATATCCTAGCACATGACCTTTCAGCCATCCCACTCTTAGCAGAACATTTATCCTCAAAGGTTGATGATCCTGTTATAATTGCACCTGATAAAGGTGCCCTGGATTATGCCAAGACCATGGCTAATATAATTGGATGCGAATATGATCACATGGAAAAAACACGTATTTCTCCTGAAAGGGTGGAAACACGCATCAAAAACCTTGATATAGAAGGTAAGAGTGCTATAGTGGTCGATGATATTATCAGCACTGGAGGTACAATAGTCAATGCATCTAGGATACTTAAAGATCAAGGAGCGCGGGAGATCCGAGTGGCTTGCGTGCATCCTGTGCTAGTTGATGATGCCCTTCTAAGGATATTTTCAGCGGGCGTGGATGATGTTATAGCCACTGACACCATCAAATCAGAGGTGAGTGTTGTGTCAGTAGCGCCACTTATAGCAGAAACCCTAAAAAATGGTTAA
- a CDS encoding PAS domain S-box yields MESTSLEDIFFEHSKSANIIVKDSRIEKYNSEFIRLTGLPEDTIIGLSLADIIKDDTKNLMTGRILENLQLNLSVDGSIPVIATCVPLGNGRLFLSMKSSEKLLKGFKSVFESTADAILIVDDDGKIVEANPSFSKIFGYDRDDIIGQDLTLIIPPESHEDFKELMDRFKREGEHPLAGRIFETKSRRADGSIIEVEMSLTPWSFREENYTTSIIRDISERKKMEKELRASEEKYRRVIEKFIQNALALIAEIKK; encoded by the coding sequence ATGGAATCTACTAGCCTTGAAGATATCTTCTTTGAACATTCCAAAAGTGCTAATATCATAGTAAAAGATTCTAGGATAGAAAAGTATAACAGTGAATTCATAAGGTTAACTGGTCTACCAGAGGATACCATAATAGGGCTTAGCCTCGCGGATATCATAAAAGATGATACTAAAAATTTGATGACTGGCAGAATCCTTGAAAATCTACAACTGAATCTTAGTGTTGATGGTTCAATACCAGTTATTGCAACCTGTGTTCCACTCGGAAATGGAAGATTATTCTTGTCAATGAAATCCAGCGAAAAATTACTAAAAGGGTTTAAATCTGTCTTTGAATCCACTGCCGATGCTATACTCATAGTAGATGATGATGGTAAGATTGTTGAAGCAAACCCATCATTCTCAAAAATATTTGGATATGATAGGGATGATATCATAGGCCAAGACCTTACCCTTATAATACCCCCAGAGTCTCATGAAGATTTTAAGGAACTTATGGATAGGTTTAAGAGGGAGGGTGAACATCCACTTGCAGGCAGAATATTCGAAACTAAGAGTCGTCGAGCTGATGGGAGTATCATAGAAGTTGAAATGTCATTAACCCCCTGGAGCTTCAGGGAAGAAAATTATACCACGTCTATTATCAGGGATATCAGCGAAAGAAAGAAGATGGAAAAGGAGTTAAGGGCAAGCGAGGAGAAGTATCGTAGAGTAATCGAAAAATTCATACAGAATGCACTTGCACTTATAGCCGAGATAAAAAAATAA
- a CDS encoding UvrABC system protein C, with amino-acid sequence MAVAVEKVEDLPDKIGVYILKDGKGNILYIGKSISLRKRVKSYFQATDNPKIKAMRKHLDHIEYILTDTEKEALILESNLIKKYRPPYNVQLKDDKRYPYIKITREEYPRITITRRITSDGSYLGPLTNTFAAKKMIKFLKSLFKIRDCKVMDGPCLNKQLGLCHSPCAGNISREEYMQIIRKVELFFQGQYKDIITELKKEMEEAASKLEFEKAALLRDQIASLREVMEREKTTFALGIEKDVIAAKLDDEKASIIILHIKDGKITGKDDFTMNNTKEEPEEKILSAFIQQYYSTPHQIPEEILIEHNTKSKKLLEEWLSDIKGVKVKIRKPKKGKDLKFLKIARENIKLSKRKSETHSILSELKRQLKLPTYPRRIEGYDISNISGKTPVGSMVTFIDGKPAKGLYRQYKIHTRGPDDYAMIREIIKRRYLKDEVKADLIIIDGGLGQLNSALQVLESLNIKIPIIGIAKKDERIYTPYSTNPIYLPRNSKILHLIEHVRDEAHRFAIKYHRKLRDRKSKTSTLDKIKGIGPKRKKNLLKHFDGVEAIKNATIKELSQVDGINKKIAERIHKHFQKKDLMRRP; translated from the coding sequence TTGGCAGTGGCTGTTGAAAAGGTTGAAGATCTCCCTGATAAAATCGGCGTTTACATACTAAAGGATGGGAAAGGTAACATACTTTATATTGGAAAATCCATATCCTTGAGGAAACGTGTTAAATCCTATTTCCAAGCCACTGATAATCCGAAGATAAAAGCCATGAGAAAACACCTAGATCACATAGAATATATCCTAACAGACACTGAAAAAGAAGCCCTGATACTGGAAAGTAATCTTATCAAAAAATATAGGCCACCATATAATGTGCAGCTCAAGGACGATAAAAGATACCCTTACATTAAAATCACCAGGGAAGAATATCCAAGGATAACGATAACAAGGAGGATAACCTCGGATGGCTCTTATCTCGGACCCCTAACCAACACATTCGCCGCTAAAAAGATGATCAAGTTTCTAAAATCCCTATTCAAAATCAGAGATTGTAAAGTAATGGACGGACCATGCCTCAACAAGCAATTAGGCTTATGCCACAGTCCCTGCGCTGGTAATATTTCAAGGGAAGAGTATATGCAGATAATCAGAAAGGTTGAACTTTTTTTCCAGGGACAATACAAAGACATCATAACCGAACTAAAAAAGGAAATGGAAGAAGCGGCCTCAAAACTTGAATTTGAAAAGGCAGCGCTTCTAAGAGATCAGATAGCATCACTAAGAGAGGTTATGGAAAGAGAAAAGACCACATTCGCCCTTGGGATAGAAAAGGATGTTATAGCTGCGAAACTAGATGATGAAAAAGCCTCTATCATAATACTTCACATAAAAGATGGGAAAATCACAGGAAAAGATGATTTCACAATGAACAACACCAAAGAAGAACCAGAAGAAAAGATATTATCAGCATTCATCCAACAATACTATTCAACCCCACACCAAATCCCAGAAGAAATACTCATAGAACACAACACAAAATCCAAGAAACTACTGGAAGAATGGCTATCAGATATTAAAGGGGTTAAAGTCAAAATCAGAAAACCAAAAAAGGGAAAAGACCTAAAATTCCTAAAAATCGCAAGAGAGAACATCAAATTATCCAAGAGAAAATCAGAAACCCATAGTATACTATCAGAACTTAAAAGACAACTTAAACTCCCAACATATCCCAGGAGGATAGAAGGCTATGATATCTCAAACATTAGTGGAAAAACACCAGTAGGATCAATGGTAACATTCATAGATGGAAAACCAGCCAAAGGCCTGTACAGACAATACAAAATACACACAAGAGGACCAGACGATTATGCCATGATCCGTGAAATCATAAAAAGAAGATACCTAAAAGATGAAGTGAAAGCAGACCTCATAATAATAGATGGAGGACTCGGACAACTAAATTCAGCCCTCCAAGTCCTAGAATCACTAAATATCAAAATACCAATTATAGGAATTGCAAAAAAAGACGAAAGAATATACACCCCATATTCCACTAATCCCATATATTTACCCAGAAATTCAAAAATCTTACACCTTATAGAGCATGTCAGAGACGAAGCCCACAGGTTCGCCATCAAATACCACCGCAAATTAAGAGACAGAAAATCCAAAACTTCAACACTCGACAAAATAAAAGGCATCGGACCTAAAAGGAAAAAAAACCTACTAAAACACTTCGATGGGGTGGAAGCCATAAAAAATGCTACTATAAAAGAATTAAGCCAAGTAGATGGGATAAACAAGAAAATCGCCGAGAGAATCCACAAACACTTCCAAAAAAAAGATCTGATGAGGAGACCATAA
- a CDS encoding cobyric acid synthase: MSAKCIMIQGTSSNAGKSVMVAALCRIFAKKGYRVAPFKSQNMSLNSYTTRENREIAMAQVLQADAAGIEPSHHMNPILLKPKEDFISQVIIHGKPAGNMNFYEYQRKFRPKALKAIKESLDHLKKNHDLIIIEGAGSPAEINMRQYDLANMEIAHLADADVILIADIDKGGVFASIAGTFMLLDKKDRERIKGVIINKFRGNLDILMPGIRKIEKIIKVPILGVIPYDQNLKLPEEDSASLSERKYKSKGKIKIGVLRLPRISNFTDIDPLEYEKDVSIKFIEAEDTLKGLDAIIIPGTRNTINDLLFLKEKGFHNEINNQKDESLIFGICGGFQMLGEKIIDESHRESHHGSIKGLGLLDCKTEFTGAPKIITQSRGKIIGNGIFKKLKGAHISGYELHEGTTILGNSKALIRLEKGCGNIPGKKLDGAVEGNIIGTYLHGIFHNLRFRRYFTNILRERKGLEPEPYNIDEFHNNSRFSLDRLAQIVEKNINLEFIEKLLGY, translated from the coding sequence ATGAGCGCAAAATGTATAATGATACAAGGAACATCATCAAACGCTGGTAAAAGCGTTATGGTAGCAGCACTATGCAGGATATTCGCGAAAAAAGGCTACAGGGTCGCGCCATTCAAATCACAGAACATGTCACTCAACTCCTACACAACAAGAGAAAACAGGGAGATAGCCATGGCACAGGTACTCCAAGCAGATGCAGCTGGAATCGAACCATCACATCACATGAACCCCATACTCCTAAAACCCAAGGAAGACTTCATATCACAGGTGATAATCCATGGAAAACCAGCAGGTAACATGAACTTCTATGAATACCAGAGAAAATTCCGGCCAAAAGCCTTGAAAGCCATAAAAGAATCCCTAGATCATCTCAAAAAAAACCATGATCTTATAATAATCGAAGGTGCTGGTTCACCAGCCGAAATTAACATGCGCCAATACGACCTCGCCAACATGGAAATAGCACACCTAGCAGACGCCGACGTGATACTCATAGCAGACATAGACAAGGGAGGCGTTTTCGCATCAATCGCAGGCACATTCATGCTACTAGACAAAAAAGATAGAGAAAGGATAAAAGGAGTGATAATAAACAAATTCAGGGGAAACCTAGACATTCTAATGCCAGGTATCAGAAAAATAGAAAAAATAATCAAAGTCCCAATACTCGGAGTCATACCATACGACCAAAACTTAAAATTACCAGAAGAAGACTCAGCTTCACTATCAGAAAGAAAATACAAAAGCAAGGGAAAAATAAAAATAGGAGTCCTAAGACTGCCAAGAATATCAAACTTCACAGACATAGACCCCCTAGAGTATGAAAAAGACGTGTCAATAAAATTTATAGAAGCAGAAGACACCCTTAAAGGATTAGACGCCATCATAATACCCGGAACAAGGAACACCATAAACGACCTCCTATTCCTAAAAGAAAAAGGATTCCACAATGAAATAAACAACCAAAAAGATGAAAGTTTAATATTCGGGATCTGCGGCGGATTCCAAATGCTGGGCGAAAAAATAATAGACGAAAGCCATAGAGAATCACACCATGGAAGCATAAAAGGCCTGGGATTGCTCGACTGTAAAACAGAATTCACAGGCGCCCCAAAGATAATAACACAAAGCCGGGGAAAAATAATAGGCAACGGAATATTCAAAAAATTAAAAGGAGCCCATATCAGCGGCTACGAACTCCATGAAGGCACAACAATCCTAGGAAACTCCAAAGCCCTCATACGCCTAGAAAAGGGCTGCGGCAACATACCAGGAAAAAAACTAGACGGAGCAGTTGAAGGAAACATCATCGGAACATACCTACATGGCATATTCCACAATCTCAGATTCCGCCGCTACTTCACAAACATACTACGTGAAAGAAAAGGCCTAGAACCAGAACCCTACAATATAGATGAATTCCATAACAACAGCAGATTCTCACTAGACAGATTAGCACAAATCGTGGAAAAAAACATAAACCTAGAATTCATAGAAAAACTACTAGGCTACTAG
- a CDS encoding ATP-dependent protease La yields MTSEVKKATMRESFSYKTSKDIKVPERLIDQIIGQEEAVETIKKAAEQRRNVLLIGEPGVGKSMLAKAMAELLPREQLQDILVYPNLDDPNNPIISTVPAGEGRKIVMSHKNRARAQEEKKSLFMIMIITFILIMGFMLKQFLAAIIAAGIIFLALQQMRPRKTIMVPKLLINNEGEKTAPFVDATGAHAGALLGDVRHDPYQSGGLGTPAHERVEAGMIHKAHKGVLYIDEIGTMKMKTQQELLTAMQDKKYSITGQSETSSGAMVRSQAVPCDFVLVASGNLHVLEGMHPALRSRIRGYGYEVYMKDTMPDTEENRQKLVQFVAQEVEKDGRIPHFNKDAIQEIIREAQRRAGKKDSLTLKLRDLGGLVRAAGDIAKSEGAELVSKKHVLKAKKLARTLEQQIADRYITQKKKYSVFKSHGGEIGKVNGLAIIGDRSGIILPIAAEAAPAQSKEEGRIIATGKLGDIAKEAVQNVSALIKKYTGTDISNYDIHIQFLQAYEGVEGDSASVSVATAVISALEEIPVDQSVALTGSLSIRGDVLPVGGVTGKIEAAAEAGIKKVLIPKANMDDVMIEKKYEGKIEVIPVESLGDVLKHALIGKGKESLIEKMQRISDIMPKSIMKNPTTH; encoded by the coding sequence ATGACAAGCGAGGTTAAAAAAGCCACAATGAGAGAATCATTCTCATATAAAACCTCAAAGGATATAAAAGTACCTGAAAGGTTAATAGACCAGATAATAGGACAAGAAGAAGCAGTTGAAACCATAAAAAAGGCTGCTGAGCAACGCCGCAACGTACTACTCATAGGCGAACCCGGCGTTGGAAAATCAATGCTTGCAAAAGCAATGGCAGAACTACTACCAAGAGAACAACTCCAGGATATACTGGTTTACCCAAACCTCGACGACCCAAACAATCCAATTATTAGCACAGTACCCGCCGGAGAAGGCAGAAAAATAGTGATGAGCCACAAAAACAGGGCAAGAGCCCAAGAAGAAAAGAAAAGCCTTTTCATGATAATGATAATCACCTTCATACTCATAATGGGCTTCATGCTCAAACAATTCCTCGCAGCCATAATAGCCGCCGGAATAATATTCTTAGCATTACAACAAATGAGACCACGCAAAACAATAATGGTACCAAAACTATTAATAAACAACGAAGGTGAAAAAACAGCACCATTCGTCGACGCAACCGGAGCCCATGCAGGAGCACTACTAGGAGACGTAAGACACGACCCATACCAATCAGGAGGCCTCGGAACCCCAGCACATGAAAGAGTAGAAGCAGGCATGATACACAAAGCCCACAAAGGAGTCCTATACATAGACGAAATAGGCACAATGAAAATGAAAACACAACAGGAACTCCTAACAGCAATGCAAGACAAAAAATACTCAATCACAGGGCAAAGCGAAACCAGCAGCGGGGCCATGGTAAGATCCCAGGCAGTACCCTGCGACTTCGTCCTTGTGGCCTCAGGTAACCTACACGTGCTTGAGGGCATGCACCCAGCCTTACGTTCAAGGATAAGAGGTTACGGTTATGAGGTCTACATGAAAGACACCATGCCAGACACAGAGGAGAACAGGCAAAAACTTGTACAATTCGTGGCGCAAGAAGTAGAAAAGGATGGGAGAATACCACACTTCAACAAGGACGCCATACAAGAGATCATAAGAGAAGCGCAGCGAAGAGCAGGTAAAAAAGATTCCTTAACCCTCAAACTAAGAGATCTAGGAGGTCTTGTGAGGGCAGCTGGTGACATAGCCAAAAGTGAAGGCGCAGAACTCGTATCCAAAAAACACGTTCTAAAGGCCAAGAAACTTGCAAGGACACTCGAACAGCAGATAGCTGACAGATACATCACCCAAAAGAAGAAATATAGTGTGTTCAAATCCCATGGTGGCGAAATCGGTAAAGTGAATGGTCTTGCGATCATAGGGGATCGTAGTGGCATAATATTACCTATAGCTGCTGAGGCGGCTCCTGCACAAAGCAAAGAGGAAGGTAGGATCATAGCCACTGGCAAACTAGGAGATATAGCAAAGGAAGCCGTTCAAAACGTAAGCGCACTCATTAAAAAATATACTGGAACAGACATCTCAAACTATGATATACACATACAATTCCTACAAGCCTACGAGGGAGTTGAAGGAGACAGTGCCAGCGTATCAGTTGCAACAGCAGTAATATCCGCCCTCGAGGAAATACCAGTAGACCAATCAGTCGCGCTCACAGGATCCCTAAGCATAAGAGGCGACGTTTTACCAGTTGGTGGAGTTACAGGTAAAATAGAAGCCGCGGCAGAAGCAGGGATAAAGAAAGTCCTAATACCCAAGGCCAACATGGATGATGTTATGATTGAAAAGAAATATGAGGGCAAAATAGAGGTAATACCAGTGGAGAGTCTAGGGGACGTGCTTAAACATGCGCTCATAGGTAAGGGCAAAGAGAGTCTAATAGAGAAGATGCAGAGGATAAGCGACATCATGCCAAAGAGTATAATGAAGAATCCCACAACACATTAA
- a CDS encoding DNA modification methylase has translation MDHLERRAAAYLLRLAYRLISMYSIQGGTILDPFLGTGTTTIAAMCTSRNSIGYEINPKFKTTIESRIKMARKLSKKLIMERLEKHANFTQGKTQNTNQNITTSMS, from the coding sequence TTGGATCATCTAGAAAGAAGAGCCGCCGCATATCTTCTTAGATTAGCATATAGACTCATAAGCATGTACTCAATCCAAGGAGGCACTATCCTGGATCCCTTCCTCGGCACAGGGACAACTACAATAGCTGCAATGTGCACCAGCAGAAACTCGATAGGATACGAGATCAACCCAAAATTCAAAACTACAATAGAATCAAGAATAAAAATGGCGCGAAAGCTATCAAAAAAGCTTATAATGGAACGGCTAGAAAAACATGCCAATTTCACCCAGGGAAAAACCCAAAATACAAATCAAAACATTACAACTTCAATGTCATGA
- a CDS encoding N-4 cytosine-specific methyltransferase translates to METTHKIIFKNSRDITEVLPGTVNLTVTSPPYPMIEIWDKLFSSFNPRIDEALKNEDGMRAYNLMHMELDKVWDEIDKILAPSGIVCINIGDATRKIGDSFQVYPNHSHIVSYFKDKGYDMLPLIIWRKETNKPTKFMGSGMLPPNAYVRLEHEYILIFRKGGKRKFNKDEIKKRRESAYFWEERNEWFSDIWTDLKGAPQNWII, encoded by the coding sequence ATGGAAACTACTCATAAAATAATCTTTAAAAATTCAAGGGATATAACTGAGGTTCTTCCTGGTACTGTGAATCTCACAGTAACCTCGCCACCATACCCAATGATAGAAATATGGGATAAGCTGTTCTCCTCATTTAATCCTAGGATAGATGAAGCACTCAAAAACGAGGATGGTATGAGAGCATATAATCTTATGCACATGGAACTAGACAAGGTCTGGGATGAAATAGATAAAATATTAGCCCCCTCTGGGATAGTCTGTATCAATATAGGGGATGCTACAAGGAAAATAGGGGATTCTTTCCAAGTTTATCCAAATCATTCCCATATAGTATCCTATTTCAAAGATAAAGGTTATGATATGCTGCCACTGATCATCTGGAGGAAAGAGACGAACAAGCCCACGAAATTCATGGGCTCGGGAATGTTACCACCCAATGCATATGTGAGACTGGAACATGAATACATCCTAATATTCAGAAAAGGAGGTAAAAGAAAATTCAACAAGGATGAAATCAAAAAAAGGAGAGAAAGCGCATATTTTTGGGAGGAGCGGAATGAATGGTTCTCTGATATATGGACTGATCTGAAGGGCGCCCCCCAAAATTGGATCATCTAG
- a CDS encoding transporter protein, giving the protein MAEAIRKSGLALRLTYTLLSKLGISPKRALFASIFSTGLLSAWIENVVAFAMLLPIIKEIVNLMGCKNSEHGGSNFAKSMVLGASFGSLAGGFATEIGTAPNLMAAAYTNLPFVNWMIFGFPLAIILMLIIWKILLRIFPPEIHDTKGKDKLVSDKLDLIGSMNRDEKMSTLILSFAILLWITASWTGINSYSVALIAGVLFILSGVIDWRDAQKNIDWGLIIFFGGALSLGSALLNTGAAKWLIEDIIVAMGSPSPIAIMIVLMILSVIITQVMSNVALSAILVPLSVTLAHTQHLPVGTYAVPVAMACSLSFLLPTADPTVAMAYGTGFVKLGDIPRSGVPLIIIGVILTIIVIFTIAKPFLVA; this is encoded by the coding sequence ATGGCGGAAGCCATCAGGAAAAGTGGACTTGCACTCCGATTAACCTACACTTTACTATCAAAACTTGGAATCTCCCCTAAAAGAGCGCTTTTTGCGAGTATATTCTCAACTGGCTTGTTATCTGCTTGGATCGAGAATGTTGTGGCATTTGCAATGTTACTCCCCATTATAAAGGAGATAGTTAACCTTATGGGTTGTAAAAATAGTGAACATGGTGGGAGCAATTTCGCGAAGAGTATGGTGCTTGGCGCGTCCTTCGGGTCATTGGCAGGGGGCTTTGCAACAGAGATAGGAACGGCACCCAACCTTATGGCGGCGGCTTATACAAATTTGCCATTCGTAAATTGGATGATCTTTGGGTTCCCACTTGCAATAATACTCATGCTCATAATCTGGAAGATCCTTTTGAGAATCTTTCCACCGGAAATCCATGATACTAAGGGTAAAGATAAGCTCGTGTCTGACAAACTTGATCTAATAGGGTCAATGAATCGAGATGAGAAGATGAGCACTCTCATATTATCCTTCGCCATTTTATTGTGGATCACGGCCAGTTGGACCGGTATAAACAGCTATTCCGTGGCGCTTATAGCTGGTGTGCTCTTCATCCTATCAGGTGTGATAGATTGGAGGGATGCGCAGAAAAACATTGACTGGGGCCTTATAATATTCTTCGGGGGTGCTCTTTCACTCGGATCAGCGCTCTTAAATACAGGAGCAGCCAAATGGCTTATAGAAGATATAATAGTGGCTATGGGTTCTCCTTCCCCCATTGCTATAATGATTGTTCTCATGATATTATCAGTTATTATAACGCAGGTTATGTCTAATGTAGCGTTGTCAGCTATACTCGTTCCATTGTCTGTTACACTGGCTCATACGCAACATTTACCTGTAGGCACATATGCGGTGCCTGTTGCAATGGCATGTTCCCTTTCCTTCTTGTTACCTACAGCTGATCCTACGGTGGCTATGGCCTATGGAACAGGTTTTGTGAAACTAGGGGATATTCCGAGAAGTGGAGTTCCATTAATTATAATTGGGGTGATTTTAACGATTATTGTAATCTTCACAATAGCGAAGCCGTTCCTAGTAGCCTAG